Proteins from a genomic interval of Oceanispirochaeta crateris:
- the eno gene encoding phosphopyruvate hydratase — protein sequence MDTIEYVEAREILDSRGNPTLEVDVMLADGSFGRAAVPSGASTGVHEAVELRDGDKKRYLGKGVLKAVENVNTVIADAVIGLSALNQVDVDKTMIELDGTENKAKLGANAILGVSMATARAAAQHLEIDLFKYLGTFHANVLPVPMANIINGGSHADNSVDFQEFMVMPVGAESIREAVRWIAEIFHNLKSLLKKANYSTAVGDEGGFAPNFKSNEEALEFIMNAIKASGLEPGKDVMIALDPASSEFSEKGKDGKYTYTLRWSTGETLSADQMVDFWADWADRYPIISIEDGMNEDDWDGWKTLTDRLGDKVQLVGDDLFVTNTKRLKMGIEQGIGNSILIKVNQIGTLTETYEAVEMAKRAGYTAIISHRSGETSDTTIADLVVALETGQIKTGSMSRSDRVAKYNQLMRIEDDLEGRSSYAGWDAFYSIKR from the coding sequence ATGGACACGATTGAATATGTAGAAGCTCGGGAGATTCTGGACTCAAGAGGAAACCCCACACTAGAAGTGGATGTAATGCTCGCTGACGGCTCTTTTGGACGAGCTGCAGTACCTTCAGGAGCCTCTACAGGAGTTCACGAAGCAGTAGAACTGCGGGATGGAGACAAAAAACGATACCTTGGTAAAGGAGTCCTCAAGGCTGTTGAGAATGTAAACACAGTCATAGCAGATGCCGTCATTGGATTGAGTGCCCTCAACCAGGTAGATGTAGATAAAACCATGATAGAACTTGACGGAACCGAGAACAAGGCAAAACTGGGAGCCAATGCAATCCTGGGTGTGTCCATGGCCACGGCCAGAGCTGCCGCTCAGCATCTGGAAATCGATCTCTTTAAATATTTAGGAACCTTTCATGCCAATGTTCTTCCCGTTCCCATGGCTAACATTATCAACGGAGGAAGCCATGCGGATAATTCCGTAGACTTTCAGGAATTCATGGTCATGCCCGTTGGTGCCGAGTCCATCAGAGAAGCCGTCCGTTGGATCGCCGAAATATTCCACAACCTGAAAAGTCTGCTTAAAAAGGCAAACTACTCCACAGCCGTTGGAGATGAAGGGGGATTTGCCCCTAACTTCAAATCCAATGAAGAAGCCCTCGAGTTCATCATGAACGCCATAAAGGCATCCGGCCTGGAACCTGGTAAAGATGTCATGATCGCCCTAGACCCCGCTTCTTCGGAATTCTCTGAAAAAGGCAAGGATGGAAAATATACCTACACCCTCAGATGGTCCACTGGAGAAACTCTCAGTGCTGATCAGATGGTAGATTTCTGGGCAGACTGGGCGGACCGCTACCCCATTATATCTATTGAAGACGGCATGAACGAAGATGACTGGGATGGTTGGAAGACACTCACTGACAGACTGGGAGACAAGGTACAGCTCGTAGGAGATGACCTATTTGTTACAAACACCAAACGTCTGAAAATGGGTATTGAACAGGGCATTGGTAACTCTATCCTGATCAAAGTCAACCAGATTGGAACCTTGACTGAAACCTATGAAGCCGTCGAAATGGCAAAACGTGCAGGATATACAGCGATCATCTCTCACCGATCCGGAGAGACTTCCGACACGACCATTGCGGACCTCGTTGTCGCCCTGGAAACCGGGCAGATCAAAACCGGTTCCATGAGCCGGAGTGACAGGGTTGCTAAGTATAACCAGCTAATGCGTATTGAAGATGATCTGGAAGGACGTTCTTCCTATGCGGGATGGGATGCTTTCTACAGTATTAAAAGATAG
- a CDS encoding acylphosphatase, producing MKNAVRVRVTGRVQGVGFRYFTCRHARRLGITGWVRNEYDGSVLVQMQGPSEVLEDMCRCLEKGPDYSDVEEVQSLQTSFDQTLVGFSLRS from the coding sequence ATGAAGAATGCTGTGCGGGTCCGTGTTACCGGGCGTGTACAGGGGGTTGGGTTCAGGTATTTTACCTGCCGTCATGCCCGAAGGCTTGGAATTACGGGTTGGGTTCGAAATGAATATGACGGCTCAGTTCTCGTTCAAATGCAGGGCCCTTCGGAGGTCTTGGAAGACATGTGCCGCTGTCTTGAAAAAGGTCCTGATTATTCCGATGTTGAAGAGGTTCAAAGCCTTCAAACTAGCTTTGATCAAACTCTTGTGGGATTCAGTCTCAGATCATAA
- a CDS encoding response regulator, translating into MTDEKAILVVEDEDAIRLTLRDYLIRKGYKVFVASDGVGAIKQLLDNSEIQVIVTDYRMDILGGDYWVKFLDHYCSDLDIFITSGFLRPEFPIPFRVFYKPYDYSDLESALSEVFHT; encoded by the coding sequence ATGACAGATGAAAAAGCCATCCTCGTTGTAGAAGACGAAGATGCCATACGACTAACACTGAGAGATTATCTCATCCGAAAAGGCTACAAGGTCTTTGTTGCATCAGATGGTGTAGGAGCTATTAAACAGCTTCTGGATAATTCGGAAATACAAGTGATTGTGACTGATTACAGGATGGATATTTTGGGCGGTGATTACTGGGTTAAATTTCTGGATCATTACTGCAGTGATCTGGACATATTCATAACGAGTGGTTTTCTGAGACCGGAATTCCCCATTCCCTTCAGAGTCTTTTATAAGCCCTACGATTATTCTGATTTGGAAAGTGCTCTTTCCGAAGTTTTTCACACATGA
- a CDS encoding regulatory protein RecX produces the protein MDRKELVESSSSQNVNLSIASFQKRGAGEETVTVSLSDGSSFFMPLPLRDSWVPGKFLDEDDMEYLYTEDSYIRGREWAASRLALREDSSGRMMQKLQQRGYSSGVSRRILDDMKTLGFLDDHRFTELWLRERLRTHPEGRNALVAGLQKRGISGEIARSQVFTLVSAEDELQALDQCLKKFRRQKLNDEKLLQRLMRRGFPYSSIIRKLDRDNYGST, from the coding sequence ATGGACAGAAAGGAGCTCGTAGAAAGTTCCAGTTCTCAAAACGTTAATCTTTCTATTGCATCTTTCCAGAAGAGGGGCGCCGGAGAAGAGACAGTTACAGTCTCTTTGTCCGATGGCTCCTCTTTTTTTATGCCCCTGCCCCTAAGGGATTCCTGGGTCCCCGGCAAGTTTCTGGATGAAGATGACATGGAATATCTGTACACCGAAGACTCTTATATCAGGGGGCGGGAGTGGGCCGCCTCCCGCTTGGCCCTCCGGGAGGACTCATCGGGTAGGATGATGCAGAAACTTCAGCAGAGAGGATACTCTTCGGGAGTCAGCCGCAGAATCCTGGACGACATGAAAACCTTAGGGTTTCTGGATGATCATCGATTCACAGAGCTTTGGTTAAGAGAGCGTTTGAGAACCCATCCTGAAGGACGGAATGCCCTGGTGGCGGGATTGCAGAAAAGGGGAATCAGCGGTGAAATAGCCCGGTCCCAAGTCTTCACTTTAGTCAGCGCCGAGGATGAACTTCAGGCCCTGGATCAATGCCTCAAGAAATTCAGGCGCCAGAAACTGAATGATGAGAAACTTTTGCAGCGTCTCATGAGACGCGGATTCCCCTATTCTTCTATTATAAGGAAACTTGACCGTGACAATTACGGTTCAACATGA
- the rpsI gene encoding 30S ribosomal protein S9, whose product MKNLAHGTGRRKTATARVYLRQGKGEIVVNGKAISEFFPIEQQVTMIKEPLVVTDAADKYDILITVRGGGITGQAGACRHGISRALIELDETNRPTLKANGFLTRDSRMVERKKYGQKGARRKFQFSKR is encoded by the coding sequence ATTAAAAATCTTGCACATGGTACAGGAAGAAGAAAAACAGCCACCGCCCGCGTCTATCTTAGACAGGGTAAAGGTGAAATTGTTGTCAATGGAAAAGCGATATCAGAATTTTTCCCCATTGAACAGCAGGTAACAATGATTAAGGAACCCCTTGTGGTTACCGATGCAGCTGATAAGTATGATATTCTTATTACCGTTAGAGGTGGTGGAATTACTGGTCAGGCCGGAGCCTGTCGTCATGGTATTTCTAGAGCTCTTATCGAGCTGGACGAAACCAATAGACCAACACTCAAGGCTAATGGATTTCTTACAAGAGACTCCAGAATGGTCGAAAGAAAGAAGTATGGACAGAAAGGAGCTCGTAGAAAGTTCCAGTTCTCAAAACGTTAA
- the rplM gene encoding 50S ribosomal protein L13, translating to MKTIFVKPQEIERKWFIIDAAGQPLGRVAVKAADILRGKTKALYTPHQEVGDYVIVVNASDASMSGKKRSDKMYYRHSGYLGGLKSENYEKLVARKPTAPMEKAIKGMLPKGTLGNKLFSNVKVYAGADHPHAAQQPIKIEM from the coding sequence ATGAAAACAATATTTGTTAAACCCCAGGAAATTGAGCGCAAATGGTTCATCATCGATGCAGCTGGACAGCCTCTTGGTCGTGTTGCTGTAAAAGCCGCTGACATTTTGAGAGGAAAAACCAAGGCTCTCTATACTCCTCATCAGGAAGTTGGAGATTATGTCATCGTTGTAAATGCCAGTGACGCCTCCATGTCAGGGAAGAAAAGATCAGACAAGATGTATTATCGCCATTCTGGTTACCTTGGCGGACTGAAGTCTGAAAACTACGAAAAGTTGGTTGCCAGAAAACCCACTGCACCCATGGAAAAAGCTATCAAGGGGATGCTTCCGAAAGGAACCCTTGGAAACAAACTTTTTTCCAACGTGAAAGTGTATGCCGGTGCGGATCATCCCCATGCCGCTCAGCAGCCTATTAAGATTGAGATGTAA
- a CDS encoding ATP-dependent helicase — translation MREPEWLTSLNDEQKKAVIHEKEPLLILAGAGSGKTRVVTTRIAYLVEKLGFSPWSILAVTFTNKAAAEMRERVESLVPGAEGAMIRTFHSFGAWLLRRNGAPLGLKSSFTIYDDDDTLGLLKTLFEDLPRNELRLIAKNISRAKDECLSPDDDLGHISADLDFPRYYKEYEERLRSIGNADFGDLIYLSRLLLAENPEIRGRLQQRFRVILVDEYQDSNRAQFQLLQQLVSPGTWLCVVGDDDQSIYRFRGAEVENILGFQDQFPGTKVIKLEENYRSTGHILAVASHVVAHNEGRLGKNLWTRQEEGLKPCLAYLDNQNEEAEFCARQLADGNWSNSAILYRTNAQSRVFEQILRKYNINYRLVGTLSFYSREEVKDSLAYLSFLSNPADEVAFRRIINKPSRGIGAVSLRKILKGEGDFLLSQNLEEALKESVGKVKGKAGKGVASLIDLLDKMKELMPLQENLGQFLKELIHESGLLDHYKQQDKVENTQRVKNLEELVTAATDYPSNSEGLAEFLELIELDQASLEEEETDTNRVTLITMHNTKGLEFDRVFISGLEEGLFPRGAEYDDEQEIEEERRLFYVSITRARKELFLTSCRRRMLYGRTEQASPSRFLNELPDEHVDIQGAAPSLSAGHGNLGFESEYPPGTRIYHEDYGTGEVIRNVQNGGHLVIQVAFETGHSMTFLPEFSGYQLEKLGS, via the coding sequence ATGAGAGAACCGGAGTGGCTCACTTCACTCAATGATGAGCAGAAGAAAGCCGTCATACATGAAAAGGAGCCTCTTCTGATACTGGCCGGTGCCGGCTCGGGGAAAACCCGGGTGGTCACCACCCGCATAGCCTACCTTGTCGAAAAACTCGGATTTTCTCCCTGGTCTATACTGGCCGTTACATTTACCAACAAGGCTGCGGCTGAAATGAGAGAACGTGTTGAGTCTCTGGTTCCCGGAGCCGAAGGTGCCATGATCAGGACTTTCCACTCTTTTGGTGCTTGGCTCCTTCGCCGGAATGGAGCCCCCTTAGGACTGAAGAGCAGTTTCACAATCTATGACGATGACGACACTTTAGGGCTTTTGAAAACCCTGTTTGAAGATCTCCCCCGGAACGAACTCCGCCTCATAGCCAAAAATATCTCACGAGCCAAGGATGAGTGTCTCTCTCCCGATGATGACTTGGGGCATATTTCGGCGGATCTGGATTTCCCAAGGTATTACAAGGAGTATGAAGAGCGCTTGAGGAGTATCGGCAATGCCGATTTTGGTGACCTCATATACCTGTCCCGCCTTCTTCTGGCCGAGAATCCGGAAATTCGGGGACGACTGCAGCAGAGGTTTCGGGTGATCCTTGTGGATGAATATCAGGACTCCAACCGGGCTCAGTTTCAGCTGCTTCAGCAGCTTGTCTCTCCGGGAACCTGGCTCTGTGTTGTGGGAGATGACGATCAGTCCATCTACCGATTCAGAGGGGCTGAAGTTGAGAATATCCTCGGTTTTCAAGATCAGTTTCCAGGTACAAAAGTCATAAAGCTGGAAGAGAACTATCGTTCTACCGGGCATATTTTGGCCGTTGCTTCCCATGTGGTGGCCCATAATGAGGGGCGGCTTGGAAAGAATCTCTGGACCCGTCAGGAGGAGGGGCTTAAACCTTGCCTCGCCTATCTGGATAACCAGAATGAGGAAGCCGAGTTCTGTGCCCGTCAACTGGCCGACGGCAACTGGTCCAATTCGGCCATCTTGTATCGTACCAATGCCCAGTCTCGAGTCTTTGAACAGATCCTGCGGAAATACAACATCAATTACCGGCTTGTGGGAACCTTGAGTTTCTACAGCCGTGAAGAAGTAAAGGATTCCCTGGCCTATCTCAGCTTCTTGAGCAATCCCGCCGATGAAGTGGCCTTTAGACGGATCATTAACAAGCCTTCCCGTGGCATCGGCGCCGTTTCTTTGAGGAAAATTCTCAAAGGAGAAGGGGACTTTCTGCTTTCTCAGAATCTGGAAGAAGCCCTGAAAGAATCCGTGGGTAAGGTGAAGGGAAAGGCGGGCAAAGGTGTGGCCTCTCTAATCGATCTTTTGGACAAGATGAAAGAATTGATGCCTCTGCAGGAAAACCTGGGGCAGTTTCTTAAGGAACTCATACACGAGTCTGGCCTTCTGGATCATTACAAGCAGCAGGATAAGGTTGAAAATACCCAACGGGTCAAGAACCTGGAAGAACTCGTGACAGCGGCTACGGATTATCCGTCCAACAGTGAAGGCCTGGCTGAATTTTTAGAATTGATAGAGCTGGATCAGGCTTCTTTGGAAGAGGAAGAGACCGATACAAACAGGGTCACTCTCATCACCATGCATAATACAAAAGGTCTAGAGTTTGACCGTGTCTTTATTAGCGGTCTGGAGGAAGGTTTGTTTCCCAGAGGGGCCGAATACGATGATGAACAAGAGATTGAAGAAGAACGGCGCCTGTTTTATGTCAGCATCACACGGGCGCGCAAGGAGCTTTTTCTCACGTCCTGCAGGAGGCGTATGCTCTATGGGCGGACCGAACAGGCTTCGCCCAGCCGGTTTTTGAATGAACTCCCCGATGAGCATGTCGATATACAGGGAGCGGCGCCTTCTTTGTCTGCGGGGCATGGAAACCTTGGTTTTGAATCGGAGTATCCCCCCGGGACAAGAATCTATCATGAAGACTACGGTACGGGCGAGGTGATCCGTAATGTCCAAAACGGTGGCCATCTCGTGATACAGGTTGCCTTTGAGACAGGGCATTCCATGACCTTCCTTCCTGAGTTTTCAGGGTATCAGCTGGAAAAGCTCGGCTCCTAG
- the rimO gene encoding 30S ribosomal protein S12 methylthiotransferase RimO has protein sequence MMMENTTSSSSLSSKTFYVENLGCSKNQVDAETIIAALKAAGWEYCDSPDRAELLIVNTCGFIQSAKEESIQTIFDYRKAFPDRKVLAAGCFAQRYNDELLKMIPELDGVFGNRAPAKIAGMVQGVLSGDKPVYMPEADLSGPKREDFFNFKGSAFVKISEGCNNRCKFCAIPLIKGDLQSRDMEDVLEEIKDLLNKGIFEINLVAQDLANYGLDKGKRQLKDLLEAISSMRGNFWLRLLYIHPDHFPMEILPIMKSDPRILPYFDIPFQHGDKRVLAKMGRKGDRESYLNLINTLRSEFPQGVIRSSIMTGFPGESKESFAELKRFMEEARLDWVGFFLYSREEGTEAYNYRGSLATKLSAGKSSRQKSELEDLQQIITEEQMDRFVGQELTLIVEEKVEGESLYLSRSHFQAPEVDGLVVLRAQGLDAGNVVRARIIKRNGVDLEAVLADLPENGS, from the coding sequence ATGATGATGGAAAATACGACCTCGTCCTCTTCCCTGTCCAGTAAAACCTTTTATGTAGAGAATTTAGGTTGTTCTAAAAATCAGGTTGATGCAGAAACCATCATTGCAGCCCTCAAGGCTGCCGGGTGGGAGTATTGCGACAGTCCGGACAGGGCTGAGTTGTTAATTGTCAATACATGCGGGTTTATTCAATCCGCCAAAGAAGAATCCATACAGACCATCTTTGATTACAGAAAGGCTTTTCCAGACCGTAAGGTTCTGGCGGCCGGTTGTTTTGCCCAGAGATACAATGATGAACTTCTCAAAATGATTCCGGAACTGGATGGTGTTTTCGGCAACAGAGCTCCGGCTAAGATTGCCGGCATGGTTCAGGGAGTCTTATCGGGTGACAAACCGGTCTATATGCCCGAAGCCGATTTGAGCGGTCCAAAGCGGGAAGACTTCTTTAATTTCAAGGGTTCTGCCTTTGTTAAAATCTCGGAAGGCTGTAATAACAGATGTAAGTTTTGTGCCATTCCTCTGATTAAGGGAGACCTTCAGAGCCGGGATATGGAAGATGTCCTGGAGGAAATCAAAGACCTTCTGAACAAGGGGATCTTTGAGATCAATCTTGTGGCTCAAGACCTGGCCAATTATGGTCTGGATAAGGGAAAACGGCAGTTGAAGGACCTCTTGGAGGCCATCTCTTCGATGAGAGGGAATTTTTGGCTCCGTCTTTTGTATATCCACCCGGATCATTTTCCCATGGAAATACTGCCCATTATGAAGTCTGATCCGCGGATTCTTCCCTATTTTGATATCCCCTTTCAGCATGGGGATAAGAGAGTCCTCGCGAAGATGGGGCGTAAGGGCGACAGGGAGAGCTATCTAAACTTGATCAATACCTTGAGAAGCGAATTTCCCCAAGGTGTGATCCGTTCTTCCATCATGACCGGTTTTCCCGGAGAATCAAAAGAGTCTTTCGCAGAGTTAAAACGCTTTATGGAAGAAGCCCGTCTGGACTGGGTCGGCTTTTTTCTCTATTCCCGAGAAGAGGGAACCGAGGCATATAACTACAGAGGATCTCTGGCGACAAAATTGTCTGCAGGTAAATCTAGCCGTCAGAAGAGTGAGCTTGAAGATCTACAGCAAATCATCACAGAAGAACAGATGGACCGTTTTGTGGGCCAAGAGCTCACTCTCATAGTCGAAGAAAAAGTAGAAGGTGAATCTCTCTACCTAAGCCGTTCACATTTTCAGGCTCCCGAAGTGGATGGCCTGGTTGTTCTGCGGGCACAGGGCTTGGACGCCGGTAATGTTGTTCGGGCAAGGATCATCAAGCGTAACGGTGTTGACCTGGAAGCCGTACTGGCCGATTTGCCGGAGAACGGGTCATGA
- a CDS encoding helix-turn-helix domain-containing protein has translation MKSIGDTLKEAREMKGATTKQVAQDTNISREYISALEDEEFDVFPAETYLLGFLRNYAEYLGLESEKMVSLYKNYKISEEPAPLEELVGQNRRKTIPVRFIVIIIVLAALVMGGWFSLQAVLAQRSEQESELPPRESVQYRLDESEAQWTLLSGDEILISHERGELHMVVTVANNQLSIQPIDGGSQLLLSVGDEKILPGGDGIPVIGFRLRSIDENEAVLLVERTDVTVVHSDPAPLAPITLPVVDGNETILLGGRTAPEDFTLNVLFNGYCLFRYQADNGEVVEKFYRDGDLIRLDVSDSLLFGLSSGGDVSIKISGISVVPGKTGEVSVKFIQWVKNDDGKYDLVLFPVQ, from the coding sequence ATGAAATCCATTGGTGATACACTCAAAGAAGCTAGGGAAATGAAAGGGGCTACTACAAAGCAAGTGGCCCAGGACACAAATATTTCCCGGGAATACATCTCTGCTCTGGAAGACGAGGAATTCGATGTTTTTCCTGCTGAGACCTATCTTCTCGGATTCCTACGCAATTATGCTGAATACCTCGGTCTCGAAAGCGAGAAAATGGTTTCTTTATATAAAAACTATAAGATCAGTGAAGAGCCGGCTCCCTTAGAAGAGCTGGTAGGTCAGAATCGAAGGAAGACTATTCCTGTGCGATTCATTGTGATTATCATCGTCCTGGCCGCCTTGGTTATGGGCGGATGGTTCTCCTTACAGGCTGTCCTTGCTCAGAGGTCCGAACAGGAATCGGAGCTCCCCCCAAGAGAGTCTGTTCAGTATCGGCTGGATGAGAGTGAGGCCCAATGGACTCTTCTCAGCGGTGATGAAATCCTTATCTCCCATGAAAGAGGGGAACTTCATATGGTCGTCACTGTTGCCAATAATCAATTGTCAATTCAACCTATTGATGGAGGGAGTCAGCTCCTTTTGTCTGTGGGAGATGAAAAGATTCTGCCCGGCGGTGATGGTATTCCTGTCATAGGATTCCGTCTGAGATCGATCGATGAGAATGAGGCGGTTCTGCTTGTTGAACGCACAGATGTCACCGTTGTTCATTCCGATCCTGCGCCCCTGGCTCCAATAACGCTTCCAGTGGTAGACGGGAACGAGACAATTCTTCTCGGAGGTAGAACCGCTCCCGAAGACTTTACCCTGAACGTTCTTTTTAACGGATATTGCTTGTTCCGTTATCAGGCAGATAACGGAGAGGTTGTTGAGAAGTTTTACCGCGATGGTGATTTGATTCGTCTGGATGTCAGTGATTCCCTTCTCTTCGGATTATCCTCAGGTGGAGATGTGTCTATTAAAATTTCCGGAATAAGCGTGGTTCCCGGTAAAACCGGAGAAGTATCGGTTAAATTTATACAGTGGGTGAAGAATGATGATGGAAAATACGACCTCGTCCTCTTCCCTGTCCAGTAA
- a CDS encoding LolA family protein: protein MNRLLAALFLLLAGIFSVSAQETAEKYFDRISNYYGSIRDYEGDLVITRGDVEQVARISYKNPNMMRLDFSDPAGQVLNVNNESLELYLPEYRVSFVQPLKSHSQSTLAGMANSQGLELMKKNYSIGYVSGPQAVPLEEGSEEMVIKLKLNWRSTSEGFRELHIAVGQDNLIRRIEGVTTTLDRITFDFTNLETNKGIPDARFDYKSPPEGNSIENFLFEPEN from the coding sequence ATGAATAGACTATTAGCAGCACTGTTTCTGCTTCTTGCAGGAATCTTCTCCGTTTCTGCCCAGGAAACGGCTGAAAAATATTTTGACAGAATATCCAATTACTATGGAAGCATCCGTGATTATGAGGGGGATCTTGTGATTACCCGTGGAGATGTTGAGCAGGTTGCACGGATTTCTTATAAAAATCCCAACATGATGAGACTCGATTTCTCTGATCCGGCCGGACAGGTTCTAAATGTCAACAACGAAAGCCTGGAGCTCTATCTACCAGAATACAGAGTTTCTTTTGTGCAGCCACTAAAGTCGCACTCACAATCCACCCTGGCAGGAATGGCCAATTCCCAGGGGCTGGAGCTGATGAAGAAAAATTACAGCATCGGTTATGTCTCCGGTCCTCAAGCCGTTCCTCTGGAAGAAGGCTCAGAAGAAATGGTCATCAAGCTAAAACTCAATTGGCGGTCAACCAGCGAAGGGTTCCGGGAACTTCATATTGCTGTCGGTCAGGATAACCTGATTCGCAGAATTGAAGGTGTAACGACTACATTGGACAGGATCACATTTGATTTTACAAATCTGGAAACAAATAAGGGTATTCCTGATGCCCGATTTGATTACAAGAGTCCGCCAGAAGGGAATTCAATCGAAAACTTTCTCTTTGAACCGGAAAATTGA
- the pyrH gene encoding UMP kinase — MDKIQILDLGGSIVAPEVIDTKFLQEMRDFLQAWLEEDKERKLILIIGGGAPARKYQAAYKGTEADPATEELDWIGIMATRLNAQLMKAVMGPLCLDDVVTDPTKVKSMKGRVLVAAGWKPGFSTDYDAVLLAENFKAPTILNLSNIKKVYSADPNLDSSAVPLDSLSWEEYQRMCGHTWTPGKNTPFDPIATQKARDLGLKVIAADGRDLANLKNIFYGHEYTGTLIGPE; from the coding sequence GTGGATAAAATACAAATATTAGATCTTGGGGGCTCAATTGTTGCACCGGAGGTCATCGATACAAAGTTCCTTCAAGAAATGAGGGATTTCCTCCAAGCCTGGCTGGAAGAAGACAAGGAAAGAAAACTCATTCTGATCATTGGGGGCGGTGCTCCCGCCCGGAAATATCAGGCGGCCTATAAAGGAACCGAAGCAGATCCAGCAACGGAAGAACTGGACTGGATTGGCATCATGGCAACCCGGCTAAATGCTCAGCTGATGAAAGCGGTCATGGGTCCTTTATGCCTGGATGATGTTGTAACAGATCCAACCAAGGTTAAATCAATGAAAGGACGTGTACTTGTAGCCGCCGGTTGGAAACCAGGGTTTTCCACAGATTACGATGCTGTTCTACTGGCTGAGAATTTCAAAGCCCCCACCATCCTTAATCTTTCAAATATCAAAAAAGTGTATTCAGCAGACCCGAATCTTGACTCATCCGCTGTCCCATTAGACAGCCTGAGCTGGGAAGAGTATCAGAGAATGTGCGGGCATACCTGGACTCCCGGAAAGAATACCCCCTTTGATCCCATTGCAACCCAAAAAGCCCGGGACCTCGGACTAAAGGTGATTGCCGCCGATGGCAGAGACCTCGCGAACCTGAAGAATATTTTTTACGGGCATGAGTATACCGGAACTCTCATCGGACCGGAATAA
- a CDS encoding radical SAM protein yields the protein MKRIKEGYSPCSLCGRNCFVDRHSVLGYCQSSDQLKLAWAGLHFGEEPPVTGSGGSGTVFFTGCTLGCPFCQNYQISRQGMGQEIDNQEFLKIVQALRDRGAENLNLVTPSQFIPTLEEVLPLVKDEGFPLVWNSSGQEMKQAMKGILPLIDIFLPDLKTLDRRVAKEYYHYGKYPAIVTPLLLEMAESKPLLLDDRGVMKQGLLLRHLVLPGELDSTRDVLRWFSKNMKGRALLSIMSQYTPVITPEYPQAHPNRYLSASEYDQVVEMLYEYDLDDGFIQDWVTGSDWLPDFNRTNPFASDLSSPLWHWKEGFV from the coding sequence ATGAAAAGGATAAAAGAAGGCTATAGTCCCTGTTCCCTCTGCGGCAGGAACTGCTTTGTCGACAGGCATTCCGTTCTGGGATACTGTCAATCTTCTGATCAGTTAAAACTGGCCTGGGCAGGTCTTCATTTTGGTGAGGAGCCTCCCGTCACAGGCAGTGGGGGCAGTGGGACGGTTTTCTTTACAGGCTGTACCCTGGGTTGCCCATTTTGTCAGAATTATCAGATAAGCCGTCAGGGCATGGGGCAGGAGATCGATAATCAGGAATTTTTGAAAATCGTGCAAGCCTTGAGGGACAGGGGGGCAGAAAATCTGAATCTGGTAACCCCTTCTCAGTTTATACCGACCCTGGAAGAGGTTCTCCCTCTTGTAAAGGATGAAGGATTCCCTTTGGTCTGGAACTCTTCAGGCCAGGAGATGAAACAGGCCATGAAGGGTATCCTTCCCCTTATCGATATCTTTCTTCCGGACTTAAAAACCCTGGATAGGAGAGTGGCAAAAGAGTACTACCACTATGGTAAGTACCCGGCAATTGTCACCCCATTGCTCCTTGAGATGGCAGAAAGCAAGCCCCTCTTACTCGACGATCGGGGTGTTATGAAGCAGGGACTTCTTCTGCGCCATCTTGTTTTGCCGGGAGAGCTTGACTCTACAAGGGATGTTTTGAGGTGGTTTTCAAAAAATATGAAGGGACGGGCCTTGCTGTCTATTATGAGTCAGTATACTCCCGTTATTACACCGGAATATCCGCAGGCTCATCCAAACCGTTATCTCAGTGCTTCTGAGTACGATCAGGTGGTCGAAATGCTCTATGAGTATGATCTGGATGATGGATTTATACAGGATTGGGTCACCGGGAGTGACTGGCTTCCCGATTTTAACAGAACCAATCCGTTTGCCTCCGATCTTTCCAGTCCGCTGTGGCACTGGAAAGAAGGGTTCGTCTAA